Proteins co-encoded in one Flavobacterium sp. M31R6 genomic window:
- a CDS encoding DUF4442 domain-containing protein: protein MELTVSKLNRFIFFKLPSAFICGVRVKSIDKDKCVVTVKHRWINQNPFNSMYFAVQAMAAELTTGAMVIDKIQQSGKKISMLVANNKSNFSKKATGRITFECQDGHLIEEAIQKAIATGEGQTFWMKSIGTNEEGVQVSEMDFEWSIRLK from the coding sequence ATGGAATTAACAGTATCTAAATTAAATCGATTCATATTTTTCAAATTGCCTTCTGCTTTTATTTGCGGGGTTAGAGTTAAATCTATAGATAAAGATAAATGTGTGGTAACCGTAAAGCACAGATGGATTAATCAAAATCCTTTTAATTCTATGTATTTTGCCGTACAAGCGATGGCTGCCGAGTTGACAACAGGAGCAATGGTAATTGATAAAATTCAGCAAAGCGGAAAGAAAATATCGATGCTTGTGGCTAATAATAAATCTAATTTTTCCAAGAAAGCGACGGGCCGAATCACTTTTGAGTGCCAAGATGGCCATTTAATAGAAGAAGCAATTCAAAAGGCAATTGCCACTGGTGAAGGTCAAACGTTTTGGATGAAATCTATTGGAACTAATGAAGAAGGTGTTCAGGTTTCCGAAATGGATTTTGAATGGAGTATTCGATTAAAATAA
- a CDS encoding ABC transporter permease encodes MSIISLIIKREFIAKVRNKSFVVMTFLSPLLFVAIAGFVAYLSSMKAETKRIAIHDESGLFVNEFVAQNNKDSEYRYLDLSAIDVQALKDSIAKEDFEALLYIPKTTSNKDLENKIQLISNNSPSIIFIEKAQGIIADKLTKNNLEMAHLDTLAIKGAKAEVVLNLSKASGEESIKGLNEIKIAIGGAFGYLIMMFIIIYGNMVMRSVIEEKTNRIVEIIISSVKPFQLMMGKIIGTSLAGLLQFLIWTVIGLSLMFAASAFFGVNIGPTSRVSPEMMHVAQQEFSGTAQMYIKELWNLPIASILISFVVYFIGGYFLYSSFYAAIGAAVDNQTDSQQFLLPIIMPLMLSVYIGFFTVINDPHGTIAVVFSMIPLTSPIVMLMRIPFGVPWWQIAISVSLLFATFFGVVWFAAKIYRVGILMYGKKPSWKELYKWLKY; translated from the coding sequence ATGAGCATTATTTCATTAATCATAAAAAGAGAGTTTATTGCCAAAGTTCGCAATAAGTCATTTGTTGTCATGACTTTTTTAAGTCCGTTGCTGTTTGTTGCGATTGCTGGTTTTGTTGCGTATTTAAGCTCTATGAAAGCCGAAACAAAACGTATTGCAATTCATGATGAATCGGGTTTGTTTGTCAACGAGTTTGTAGCTCAGAATAATAAAGACAGTGAATACAGATACTTGGATTTGTCGGCAATTGATGTTCAGGCTCTTAAAGACAGTATTGCTAAAGAAGATTTTGAAGCCTTACTTTATATTCCAAAGACGACAAGTAACAAAGATTTGGAAAATAAAATTCAATTGATTTCCAATAATAGTCCTAGTATTATTTTTATCGAGAAAGCCCAAGGAATTATTGCCGATAAGTTGACCAAAAATAATCTCGAAATGGCGCATTTGGACACTTTGGCAATAAAAGGAGCCAAGGCCGAAGTGGTTTTAAATCTTTCTAAAGCATCTGGTGAAGAAAGTATCAAGGGGCTTAACGAAATAAAAATTGCAATAGGTGGTGCTTTTGGTTATCTTATCATGATGTTCATAATCATTTATGGGAATATGGTAATGCGCTCTGTAATCGAAGAAAAAACGAATCGTATTGTAGAAATTATCATTTCCTCGGTGAAACCCTTTCAACTTATGATGGGAAAAATTATCGGAACTTCATTGGCAGGTTTACTGCAATTTTTAATTTGGACTGTTATCGGTTTGTCATTGATGTTTGCTGCCTCTGCATTTTTTGGTGTCAATATCGGTCCAACGTCTAGAGTTTCTCCAGAAATGATGCATGTTGCTCAGCAAGAATTTTCAGGAACTGCCCAAATGTATATCAAAGAATTATGGAATCTGCCTATCGCCAGTATTTTGATCAGTTTTGTGGTTTATTTTATTGGAGGATATTTTCTCTATAGCTCTTTTTATGCCGCAATTGGGGCTGCTGTAGACAATCAAACTGATTCGCAACAATTTCTTTTGCCTATTATAATGCCATTGATGCTTAGTGTTTATATTGGTTTTTTTACGGTTATTAACGATCCCCATGGAACTATAGCAGTAGTTTTTTCAATGATACCATTAACATCACCAATAGTAATGTTAATGCGTATTCCTTTTGGAGTACCGTGGTGGCAAATTGCAATTTCCGTATCTTTGTTGTTCGCCACGTTTTTTGGTGTAGTTTGGTTTGCTGCCAAAATTTACCGTGTTGGAATTTTGATGTATGGAAAAAAGCCGAGTTGGAAAGAGTTGTATAAATGGTTAAAATATTAA
- a CDS encoding GNAT family N-acetyltransferase translates to MKSYIETERLILREMIASDDEGMFELDSNPEVHRFLGNKPVKHIDESRLMIENIRKQYVDNGIGRWAVILKKTNEFIGWSGIKLIKETINNHQNFYEIGYRFIQKHWGKGYATEAGLAFVDFAFNEMKVEVLYAYADAGNKGSRHILGKLGMHYVNSFEYDGEEEVWYEITMIPNRKFE, encoded by the coding sequence ATGAAATCCTATATAGAAACCGAAAGGTTGATATTAAGGGAAATGATTGCTTCAGATGATGAAGGAATGTTCGAATTGGATTCGAATCCTGAAGTGCATCGTTTTTTAGGAAATAAGCCTGTAAAGCATATTGATGAAAGTAGGCTAATGATCGAAAATATAAGAAAGCAATATGTAGATAACGGTATTGGTCGTTGGGCTGTAATCCTTAAGAAAACCAATGAATTTATTGGCTGGTCCGGTATAAAATTGATTAAAGAGACTATCAATAATCATCAAAATTTTTATGAGATAGGGTATCGTTTTATACAAAAGCATTGGGGGAAAGGGTATGCTACCGAAGCTGGATTGGCTTTTGTTGATTTTGCCTTTAATGAAATGAAAGTGGAAGTTCTTTATGCTTACGCAGATGCAGGAAATAAAGGTTCAAGACATATACTGGGAAAACTGGGAATGCATTATGTCAATTCCTTTGAATACGATGGAGAAGAAGAAGTTTGGTATGAAATCACCATGATTCCAAATCGTAAATTTGAATGA
- a CDS encoding nucleotide exchange factor GrpE → MFKNFFKNKSNMTTENTEFDQEIDDVTLENNANGEQLIIEELSVEEQLAQDLAKEKDKFLRLFAEFENYKRRTTKERIELFKTANQEVLLAMLPVLDDFDRAMVEINKSEDELLAKGVELIHEKLKGTLVAKGLEQVDVKAGDAFDADFAEAITQIPAASDKMKGKIVDVLEKGYKLGDKIIRFPKVVIGN, encoded by the coding sequence ATGTTTAAGAATTTTTTTAAAAATAAAAGTAATATGACTACAGAAAATACAGAATTCGATCAAGAAATAGATGATGTGACATTAGAGAATAATGCAAATGGTGAGCAACTTATTATTGAAGAATTAAGTGTTGAAGAGCAATTAGCACAAGACTTAGCCAAAGAAAAAGATAAGTTTTTGAGATTATTTGCTGAATTTGAAAATTACAAAAGACGTACTACAAAAGAAAGAATTGAGCTGTTTAAAACAGCTAATCAAGAAGTTTTGCTTGCTATGTTACCTGTACTGGATGATTTTGACAGAGCAATGGTTGAAATCAACAAATCGGAAGATGAATTGTTAGCCAAAGGCGTAGAATTGATTCATGAAAAACTGAAAGGAACGTTGGTGGCCAAAGGATTAGAGCAAGTTGATGTTAAAGCGGGTGATGCATTTGATGCTGATTTTGCTGAAGCAATTACTCAAATTCCAGCGGCATCAGACAAAATGAAAGGGAAAATTGTGGATGTTCTTGAAAAAGGATACAAACTAGGCGATAAAATTATTCGTTTCCCAAAAGTGGTAATTGGTAACTAA
- a CDS encoding ABC transporter ATP-binding protein has translation MSNILEVNKVVKQYGDYVALNEVSLTVPKGSIYGLLGPNGAGKTSLIRIINQITMPDSGEIILDGEKLQPKHIQHIGYLPEERGLYSTMKVGEQCLYLAQMKGLSKAEAKKQLEYWFDRLGIQGWWNKKIQELSKGMAQKIQFVVCVLHKPKLLIFDEPFSGFDPVNANVIKDEILALRDEGATIIFSTHRMESVEELCDHIALIHKSNKLIEGKLIDVKRKFKTNSFEVGILSDNVEGLMFDITQKFKVGQANFKSLNDEIKLEIQLGNATPNELLNVLSQRGQVMHFVEKIPSVNDIFIQTVTG, from the coding sequence ATGAGTAATATACTTGAAGTAAATAAAGTCGTAAAGCAATATGGTGATTATGTAGCGCTTAACGAAGTTTCATTGACCGTTCCTAAAGGAAGTATATATGGGCTTTTAGGCCCAAATGGAGCAGGAAAAACTTCACTAATTCGAATTATCAACCAAATTACGATGCCAGACAGTGGCGAAATCATCCTTGATGGTGAAAAGCTTCAACCCAAACACATACAACACATTGGATATCTTCCTGAAGAAAGAGGTTTGTACAGCACTATGAAAGTAGGCGAGCAATGTTTGTATTTGGCACAAATGAAAGGATTGTCCAAAGCCGAAGCCAAAAAACAACTCGAATATTGGTTTGATCGCTTGGGGATTCAAGGGTGGTGGAATAAAAAAATTCAAGAATTGTCGAAAGGAATGGCGCAAAAAATCCAGTTTGTGGTTTGTGTTTTGCACAAACCAAAATTATTGATTTTTGACGAGCCTTTTTCCGGATTCGATCCTGTAAATGCCAATGTTATCAAAGACGAAATTTTGGCATTGAGAGATGAAGGTGCCACGATTATTTTTTCTACCCATAGAATGGAAAGTGTGGAAGAGCTGTGTGACCATATTGCACTCATCCACAAATCGAATAAGCTAATAGAAGGCAAGCTGATTGATGTAAAAAGAAAATTCAAGACCAATAGTTTTGAAGTTGGTATCCTGTCTGACAATGTAGAAGGCTTGATGTTTGACATTACCCAAAAATTTAAAGTAGGCCAAGCCAATTTTAAATCCTTGAATGATGAAATAAAATTGGAAATCCAACTTGGGAATGCCACACCAAACGAATTGCTGAATGTCTTGTCTCAACGCGGTCAGGTTATGCATTTTGTCGAAAAAATTCCAAGCGTGAATGATATTTTTATTCAAACAGTAACAGGATAG
- a CDS encoding DEAD/DEAH box helicase: MKLKKINQVLQEALIDSGLTEANEMQKETFSTIKSGADAIIVSPKGSGKSTTIVMNVIQQLVCEGEESPRALIIVEDKTKVLEMEELFEKFGKFTNLRVYGVHDKGDMEYDKNYISTGIDVLIGTPNKLSDMFTTAGYNVNRLRMFILDDADPILKLRHETKIMRISNSIAKTQRIIFTDQLTERIEILADKMLLEPYVFDFEEEYDEDEEDLEEEESVNPDVDDFEEEDEEIDDDEEE, translated from the coding sequence ATGAAACTAAAGAAAATAAATCAAGTATTGCAAGAAGCCTTAATTGATAGCGGGTTGACTGAAGCTAATGAGATGCAAAAAGAAACTTTTTCGACTATAAAAAGTGGTGCAGATGCAATTATTGTTTCGCCAAAAGGTTCGGGAAAATCAACAACTATTGTGATGAATGTAATTCAGCAATTGGTTTGTGAAGGAGAAGAATCACCTCGTGCCTTAATTATCGTCGAAGACAAAACTAAGGTTCTTGAAATGGAAGAACTTTTTGAGAAGTTTGGAAAATTTACCAATTTGAGAGTATATGGTGTTCATGATAAAGGCGATATGGAATATGATAAGAACTATATTTCGACAGGTATTGATGTTCTTATAGGTACTCCAAATAAATTGAGTGATATGTTTACCACAGCGGGATATAATGTAAATCGATTGAGAATGTTCATTCTTGATGATGCAGACCCGATTTTGAAATTGCGTCATGAAACAAAAATCATGCGAATCTCAAATAGTATTGCCAAAACGCAACGTATTATTTTTACTGACCAATTGACCGAACGAATTGAAATCTTGGCCGATAAAATGTTGTTGGAGCCTTATGTTTTTGATTTTGAGGAAGAGTATGACGAAGACGAGGAGGATTTGGAAGAAGAAGAATCAGTAAATCCAGACGTAGATGATTTTGAAGAAGAAGACGAAGAAATTGATGATGACGAGGAGGAGTAA
- a CDS encoding Cof-type HAD-IIB family hydrolase has protein sequence MKEVKYKMLVLDMDDTLLTDDHTISDENKEMIFKAQELGVYVVLASGRPTSAMTAYAKELKMDYYNSFMLSYNGAVITDLKEDKVLFEQTLTKEQIHELYDYSLKSKTHIITYVNDEIVSETDSEYIDIEKHITGLAHNKVVSFKGAVQSNAVKCILLEEPSYLKTVEDDLKLAMPHLSVSMSKPFFLEVAQQGIDKAYSLKKLAEKLDIHQSEIIAVGNAGNDLTMVEYAGLGVWVDNVTPELRDKADLIVASNNDHGVAEVIKRYILNLN, from the coding sequence ATGAAAGAAGTGAAATACAAAATGCTTGTTTTGGATATGGATGACACGTTGTTGACCGACGACCATACCATATCAGATGAGAATAAAGAAATGATTTTTAAAGCCCAGGAATTGGGAGTATATGTGGTTTTGGCATCAGGAAGGCCCACTTCTGCGATGACAGCTTATGCTAAAGAATTGAAAATGGACTATTATAATTCATTTATGCTATCCTACAATGGAGCTGTAATTACAGATCTGAAAGAAGATAAAGTTCTTTTTGAGCAAACCTTGACCAAGGAACAAATCCATGAATTGTATGACTATAGTTTAAAAAGCAAAACACATATCATTACTTATGTAAATGATGAAATTGTCAGTGAAACCGATTCGGAATATATAGATATTGAAAAACATATTACAGGTTTGGCACATAATAAAGTAGTGAGCTTTAAGGGCGCTGTACAATCGAATGCTGTGAAATGTATTCTGCTTGAAGAACCATCCTATCTAAAAACGGTTGAAGATGATTTGAAACTGGCCATGCCACATTTAAGTGTGTCGATGTCAAAGCCTTTCTTTCTTGAAGTCGCCCAACAGGGAATAGATAAAGCCTACAGTCTGAAAAAATTGGCTGAGAAATTAGATATTCATCAAAGTGAAATTATTGCTGTTGGAAATGCAGGAAATGATTTGACAATGGTTGAATATGCTGGTTTAGGTGTTTGGGTGGACAATGTGACTCCAGAATTAAGAGATAAAGCCGATTTAATTGTCGCTTCCAATAATGATCATGGAGTTGCGGAGGTAATCAAACGTTATATTTTAAATTTAAATTAA
- the dnaJ gene encoding molecular chaperone DnaJ, translated as MKKDFYEILGISKGADAAEIKKAYRKSALKYHPDKNPGDKEAEEKFKLAAEAYEVLSDPAKKAKYDQYGHQAFDGSGGFGGGHGGMNMDDIFSQFGDIFGGGFGGFGGGGGGGPRRVKGSNLRIKVKLTLEEIANGVEKKVKVKRKVQAQGVSYKTCSTCNGQGQVMRVTNTILGRMQSASTCPTCGGSGQILDKKPSNADSQGMVVEDETVSIKIPAGVVDGMQLKVSGKGNDAPGNSVPGDLIVVIEEIEHEFLKREGENLHYDLYISFAEAVLGISKDIDAVNGKVRIKLEEGIQSGKILRLKGKGIPSINGYGSGDLLVHVNVWTPKTLNKEQKQFFEKALTDDNFTPNPEKSEKSFFEKVKDMFS; from the coding sequence ATGAAAAAAGATTTTTACGAAATATTAGGCATTTCAAAAGGTGCAGATGCTGCTGAAATTAAAAAGGCATACAGAAAAAGTGCATTGAAATACCATCCTGACAAGAATCCTGGCGACAAAGAGGCAGAGGAAAAGTTCAAATTAGCTGCCGAAGCTTATGAAGTATTGAGTGATCCTGCCAAAAAAGCAAAATACGATCAATATGGTCATCAAGCATTTGACGGTTCCGGAGGATTTGGCGGAGGTCATGGCGGAATGAATATGGATGATATCTTTAGTCAATTTGGAGATATTTTCGGTGGTGGATTTGGTGGATTTGGCGGAGGCGGAGGCGGAGGTCCTCGTCGCGTAAAAGGAAGTAATTTGCGTATTAAAGTAAAATTAACTCTGGAAGAAATCGCCAATGGTGTTGAGAAAAAAGTAAAAGTTAAACGTAAAGTTCAAGCTCAGGGTGTAAGCTATAAAACGTGTTCAACGTGCAATGGTCAAGGTCAGGTAATGAGAGTTACCAACACGATTTTGGGTAGAATGCAATCGGCTTCAACTTGTCCTACTTGTGGTGGTTCTGGTCAAATTTTGGACAAAAAACCAAGCAATGCCGATTCTCAAGGAATGGTTGTAGAAGACGAAACCGTTTCTATAAAAATTCCAGCAGGTGTTGTGGACGGAATGCAATTAAAAGTTTCCGGTAAAGGAAATGATGCTCCAGGAAACAGTGTTCCGGGAGATTTGATTGTTGTTATTGAAGAAATTGAGCATGAATTCTTGAAACGTGAAGGTGAAAACCTGCACTACGATTTATATATTAGTTTCGCAGAAGCCGTTCTTGGAATTTCAAAAGATATTGATGCCGTAAACGGAAAAGTAAGAATCAAACTGGAAGAAGGAATTCAATCTGGAAAAATCTTGAGATTAAAAGGAAAAGGTATTCCAAGTATCAATGGTTACGGAAGTGGAGATTTACTTGTACATGTAAATGTTTGGACTCCAAAAACTTTAAACAAAGAGCAAAAACAGTTTTTTGAAAAAGCGCTAACAGATGATAACTTTACTCCAAACCCGGAGAAATCGGAAAAATCATTTTTCGAAAAAGTGAAAGATATGTTTTCATAA
- the mtaB gene encoding tRNA (N(6)-L-threonylcarbamoyladenosine(37)-C(2))-methylthiotransferase MtaB, translating to MENRKKVAFYTLGCKLNFSETSTIARNLEDEGFDRVDFEEVADMYVINTCSVTENADKQFKQVVRKAMKLNDKAFVAAVGCYAQLKPEELANVDGVDLVLGATEKFKLADYINDLSKNDFGEVHSCEIAEADFYVGSYSIGDRTRAFLKVQDGCDYKCTYCTIPLARGISRSDELENVLKNAFEISKQNIKEIVLTGVNIGDYGKGEFGNKKHEHTFLELVKALDEVEGIERLRISSIEPNLLKNETIEFVSKSRTFVPHFHIPLQSGSNDILKLMKRRYLREVYTERVNKIREVMPHACIGVDVIVGFPGETDEHFLETYHFLNEMDISYLHVFTYSERDNTEAAEMEGVVPGNVRAKRSKMLRGLSVKKRRAFYESQLGTNRTVLFESENKEGYIHGFTENYVKVKTPWNPELVNTLHEINLTKIDEDGSVRMEFLNVEV from the coding sequence ATGGAGAATAGAAAAAAAGTTGCTTTTTACACGCTTGGTTGCAAACTGAATTTTTCGGAAACATCAACCATTGCACGTAATTTGGAAGATGAAGGTTTTGATCGAGTTGATTTTGAGGAAGTGGCTGATATGTATGTAATCAATACTTGTTCGGTTACAGAAAATGCCGATAAGCAATTCAAACAAGTGGTGCGCAAGGCAATGAAGTTGAACGATAAGGCTTTTGTCGCTGCGGTAGGTTGTTATGCACAGTTGAAACCAGAAGAATTGGCCAATGTTGATGGAGTTGATTTGGTTCTTGGAGCGACTGAAAAATTCAAACTAGCAGATTATATCAATGATTTGTCAAAGAATGATTTTGGTGAAGTGCATTCGTGTGAGATAGCCGAAGCCGATTTTTATGTAGGCAGTTATTCGATTGGGGACAGAACACGTGCTTTTTTAAAAGTTCAGGATGGTTGTGATTATAAATGTACCTATTGCACAATTCCTTTGGCGCGTGGAATTTCGAGAAGTGATGAATTGGAGAATGTATTGAAGAATGCTTTCGAAATTTCGAAGCAAAATATCAAAGAAATTGTCCTGACAGGTGTCAATATTGGGGATTATGGAAAAGGGGAATTCGGTAATAAAAAACACGAACATACTTTTCTGGAATTAGTTAAGGCATTAGACGAAGTTGAAGGGATTGAAAGATTGCGTATTTCTTCGATTGAGCCTAATCTCTTGAAAAATGAGACGATTGAATTTGTTTCTAAAAGCAGAACTTTTGTACCTCATTTTCACATTCCGCTGCAATCGGGAAGCAATGATATTTTGAAGTTAATGAAACGCCGTTATTTGCGTGAAGTCTATACCGAAAGAGTGAACAAAATTAGGGAAGTGATGCCACATGCTTGTATAGGTGTGGATGTGATTGTTGGATTTCCGGGAGAAACTGACGAGCATTTCTTGGAAACCTATCATTTTCTGAATGAAATGGATATTTCGTATTTGCATGTTTTTACTTATTCGGAGCGTGATAATACAGAAGCTGCCGAAATGGAAGGAGTTGTTCCTGGAAACGTTCGTGCCAAACGAAGCAAAATGCTAAGAGGTTTATCAGTTAAAAAACGTCGTGCTTTTTATGAAAGCCAGTTGGGAACCAATAGAACTGTTCTTTTTGAAAGTGAAAATAAAGAAGGTTATATTCATGGTTTTACCGAGAACTACGTAAAAGTGAAAACGCCTTGGAACCCGGAATTGGTTAACACTTTGCACGAAATCAATTTGACAAAAATTGATGAAGACGGAAGCGTTCGAATGGAATTTTTGAATGTTGAGGTTTAA
- a CDS encoding putative signal transducing protein, with protein sequence MGLMKVFSGSEILALALQEKIEAVGVETTVKNNVQSARMSGFPNLDAAVEVFIQETDFAKANPVIEEFRLNI encoded by the coding sequence ATGGGATTAATGAAAGTATTTTCGGGAAGTGAAATTTTGGCATTGGCTTTACAAGAAAAAATTGAAGCCGTTGGAGTGGAAACTACAGTTAAAAATAATGTTCAATCGGCTAGAATGTCAGGTTTTCCAAACTTAGACGCAGCTGTTGAGGTTTTTATCCAAGAAACTGATTTTGCAAAAGCAAATCCGGTTATCGAAGAATTTAGGTTGAATATCTAA
- a CDS encoding sigma-54 dependent transcriptional regulator, protein MSKILIIEDEEAIRRVLAKILCEENESYEVDVAEDGVIGLEKIKENDYDLVLCDIKMPKMDGVELLEAVKKIDTEIPIVMISGHGDMETAINTMRLGAFDYISKPPDLNRLLNTVRNALDKKKLVVENKILKKKVSKKYEIVGDSEPINLVKVMIDKVAKTDARVLITGPNGTGKELVAHQLHDKSDRSSAPMVEVNCAAIPSELIESELFGHTKGAFTSAVKDRAGKFEAANKGTIFLDEIGDMSLSAQAKVLRALQEGIITRVGADSDIKIDVRVIAATNKDLKTEIAEGRFREDLYHRLAVILIKVPSLNDRREDIPSLIEHFTNKIAIEQGNAVKHFSVEAIRLLQEYDWTGNIRELRNVVERLIILGGNEISESDVKAFASK, encoded by the coding sequence ATGTCGAAAATTCTAATTATCGAAGACGAAGAAGCCATCAGGAGAGTATTAGCCAAAATACTTTGCGAAGAAAATGAGTCTTATGAAGTTGATGTAGCCGAAGATGGTGTTATAGGACTTGAAAAAATAAAAGAAAACGACTATGATTTGGTTTTATGTGACATAAAAATGCCAAAAATGGATGGCGTTGAATTGCTTGAAGCCGTAAAAAAGATCGATACCGAAATTCCCATCGTAATGATATCAGGGCATGGTGATATGGAAACGGCAATCAATACCATGCGTCTTGGGGCTTTTGATTATATTTCAAAACCACCTGATTTAAACCGATTGCTAAATACTGTCCGAAATGCATTGGACAAGAAAAAACTGGTTGTTGAGAATAAAATTCTGAAGAAGAAAGTCAGTAAAAAATATGAAATAGTTGGAGATAGCGAACCAATCAATCTGGTGAAAGTCATGATTGATAAAGTAGCTAAAACCGATGCAAGAGTTTTGATTACCGGACCAAATGGAACCGGAAAAGAATTGGTTGCCCATCAGTTGCATGACAAAAGCGATCGTTCCAGCGCTCCAATGGTAGAAGTGAATTGTGCCGCAATACCAAGTGAATTGATAGAGAGTGAATTGTTTGGCCATACAAAAGGCGCTTTTACATCGGCGGTAAAAGATCGCGCAGGAAAATTTGAAGCAGCCAATAAAGGGACAATTTTTCTGGATGAAATTGGGGATATGAGTTTGTCAGCCCAAGCCAAAGTTTTGAGAGCTTTACAAGAAGGAATCATAACAAGAGTAGGAGCAGACAGTGATATAAAAATTGATGTGCGTGTTATAGCTGCCACCAATAAAGATTTAAAAACTGAAATTGCAGAAGGCCGTTTTAGAGAAGATTTATACCATCGTTTGGCTGTAATTCTCATAAAAGTTCCTTCCTTAAATGATAGGAGGGAAGATATTCCTTCTTTGATTGAGCATTTTACAAATAAAATTGCAATCGAACAAGGTAATGCGGTAAAGCATTTTTCAGTAGAAGCCATTCGTTTATTGCAAGAATACGATTGGACGGGTAATATTCGTGAATTAAGAAACGTGGTAGAACGCTTAATTATCCTTGGTGGAAACGAAATTTCCGAAAGTGATGTTAAAGCTTTTGCCAGTAAATAA
- a CDS encoding 3-ketoacyl-ACP reductase, which produces MNDLKNKNALITGAGKGIGKAVALALAKEGVNVILLARTQSEIDEVAKESSTFGVKSLAITADVANINSVNSAVEKALAEFKTIDILINNAGIAAFGNFLELEPADWERIIQVNLMGTYYVTRAILPNMIERKTGDIINISSTAGLNGNALTSAYSASKFAVLGLTDSLMQEVRKHNIRVTALTPSTVATDMAKELNLTDGNPEKVMQSEDMAELIIAQLKLNRRVFIKNSSIWSTNP; this is translated from the coding sequence ATGAACGACTTAAAAAATAAAAATGCCCTAATTACGGGTGCTGGAAAAGGAATTGGTAAGGCAGTTGCCCTTGCTTTGGCAAAAGAAGGTGTAAACGTAATTTTATTGGCTCGAACACAATCAGAAATTGATGAAGTAGCAAAAGAATCAAGCACGTTCGGCGTAAAATCATTAGCCATAACCGCCGATGTTGCCAATATCAACTCCGTAAATTCAGCTGTAGAAAAAGCCTTAGCTGAATTTAAAACCATTGACATTTTAATCAATAACGCCGGAATTGCTGCTTTTGGTAATTTTTTAGAATTAGAGCCAGCCGATTGGGAACGCATTATTCAGGTTAATTTAATGGGAACGTATTATGTAACCCGTGCTATTTTGCCCAACATGATTGAAAGAAAAACAGGAGATATTATCAATATTTCCTCAACAGCAGGATTAAACGGAAATGCATTAACTAGTGCGTATAGTGCTTCTAAGTTTGCTGTTTTGGGATTGACAGACTCTTTGATGCAAGAAGTACGTAAACACAACATTCGCGTTACCGCTTTAACGCCAAGTACTGTTGCAACCGATATGGCAAAGGAATTAAACCTTACTGATGGAAATCCTGAAAAAGTAATGCAATCTGAAGATATGGCTGAATTAATCATTGCCCAGCTAAAATTAAACCGACGCGTATTTATTAAAAACAGCAGTATTTGGTCAACAAATCCTTAG